One window of Scheffersomyces stipitis CBS 6054 chromosome 1, whole genome shotgun sequence genomic DNA carries:
- the HOM3 gene encoding aspartate kinase (L-aspartate 4-P- transferase), with amino-acid sequence MSVSPPLSAKSYNSIVDLRFTASKPQGWVVQKFGGTSVGKFPENIVDDIVSVFSKTNRVAVVCSARSSQTKSEGTTSRLLKAADIAAESGDFQYMLDVIEDDHVKNAEARVKNKTIQQKLVADTKREIAHAAELLRACQVIGEISARSLDSVMSIGEKLSCLFMAALMNDHGLKAVYIDLSDVIPLDYDFTNGFDDNFYKFLSQQLSSRALALSEDTVPVLTGYFGTVPGGLLNGVGRGYTDLCAALVAVGVQADELQVWKEVDGIFTADPRKVPTARLLDSVTPEEAAELTYYGSEVIHPFTMEQVIKAKIPIRIKNVVNPKGSGTIIFPDNVGRRGEETPPHPPEAYETLSSSFVLSHKKRSATAITAKQDIVVINIHSNKKTLSHGFLAHIFTTLDNFKLVVDLISTSEVHVSMALQISQDQELQLKNALKDLRRMGTVDITRNMTIISLVGKQMVNFIGIAGNMFKVLADNRINIEMISQGANEINISAVINEKDTIRALQSIHAKLLEGTFGFDDHVESAVDLRLESLKFQ; translated from the coding sequence ATGTCAGTTTCTCCTCCGTTGTCGGCCAAGTCGTACAACTCAATAGTGGACCTCAGGTTCACTGCGTCGAAGCCCCAGGGCTGGGTGGTACAGAAATTTGGAGGCACTTCAGTGGGTAAGTTCCCGGAGAATATCGTGGACGATATTGTCCTGGTTTTCTCCAAGACCAACCGTGTCGCTGTAGTATGTTCTGCCAGATCGTCGCAGACAAAAAGTGAAGGTACTACTTCTCGATTGTTGAAAGCAGCAGACATAGCAGCCGAAAGTGGTGATTTTCAATATATGCTTGACgtcattgaagatgatcaTGTCAAGAATGCCGAAGCCAGAGTGAAGAACAAGACTATTCAGCAGAAATTGGTAGCAGACACCAAAAGAGAAATCGCACATGCTGCTGAGCTTCTCAGGGCATGTCAGGTGATTGGAGAAATCAGTGCCAGATCGCTTGACTCCGTCATGTCCATTGGAGAAAAGCTCTCATGTCTCTTTATGGCTGCTCTCATGAACGACCATGGCTTAAAGGCTGTCTATATCGACTTGTCTGATGTCATTCCATTAGACTATGATTTCACCAACGGCTTTGATGacaatttctacaaattctTGTCTCAGCAGTTAAGTAGCAGAGCCTTAGCTTTGAGCGAAGACACTGTTCCTGTCTTGACAGGTTATTTCGGAACAGTCCCTGGAGGATTGTTGAACGGAGTAGGCAGAGGCTACACAGACTTGTGTGCTGCTCTTGTTGCCGTAGGAGTACAGGCAGATGAGTTGCAAGTATGGAAAGAAGTGGACGGTATCTTCACTGCTGATCCTCGTAAGGTGCCTACAGCCAGGTTGTTGGACAGTGTCACACCTGAAGAAGCAGCCGAATTGACATACTACGGCTCGGAAGTCATCCACCCCTTCACGATGGAACAGGTAATAAAAGCCAAGATCCCTATCAGAATCAAAAACGTGGTGAATCCAAAGGGAAGTGGTACCATCATCTTCCCAGATAACGTGGGCAGAAGAGGCGAGGAAACTCCTCCACATCCTCCTGAAGCTTACGAGACGTTATCCAGTAGTTTCGTGCTTAGCCATAAGAAACGTTCTGCTACAGCAATCACTGCCAAACAGGATATCGTAGTCATCAACATACACTCTAATAAGAAGACACTTTCCCACGGGTTTTTAGCCCACATTTTCACAACTTTagacaatttcaagttggttgTTGACTTGATTTCAACCTCAGAAGTTCATGTTTCTATGGCTCTCCAGATCCTGCAAGACCAGGAGctccagttgaagaatgccTTGAAGGATTTGAGAAGAATGGGTACCGTTGATATCACAAGAAATATGACCATCATATCGTTAGTTGGAAAGCAGATGGTCAATTTCATTGGTATTGCCGGTAATATGTTCAAGGTGTTGGCTGATAACAGAATTAATATCGAGATGATCTCACAAGGAGCAAACGAAATCAATATTTCTGCTGTCATCAACGAAAAGGATACGATTAGAGCTCTACAATCGATCCATGCAAAGTTATTGGAAGGTACATTTGGCTTCGACGATCACGTGGAGAGTGCTGTAGACCTCCGTCTTGagtcgttgaagttccaaTAG
- the GVP32 gene encoding Golgi vesicle protein (Golgi vesicle protein similar to GVP36), whose protein sequence is MSFNFSNFTKDLKSFGDKLSTEFNNEILPLAQRTNRIVQERIGKVNVDDISQLPSEYLDLASKCNHIEQLYKNVLKITANYENESYDYPSNAQESFAEFGKNISTRVSSLSKATTPAEAQAALINPSTGEFKPPKTLYHALSRATDGSVLTASAAPTQDPLIKALDLYSSNLNKIANARLGQDQLIKSKFNKPLTTTLRQLISQSNNIQKKVDQKRIDYDLSRSALASCTNAVKEPQLRVAMENAEDEFANTVEDAINIMQNVLENARPLEEFLELIRAQLAYHKLAAELLGGMVGSFEELIDENAKLSAGGQASSRESGDFDI, encoded by the coding sequence ATGTCCTTtaacttttccaacttcaccaaagacttgaagtcTTTTGGCGACAAGCTCTCGACcgagttcaacaacgagATCTTGCCATTGGCCCAGAGAACCAACAGAATCGtacaagaaagaattggtAAAGTCAACGTTGATGATATCAGCCAGTTGCCCTCTGAGTATTTGGACTTGGCTTCCAAGTGTAACCACATCGAGCAATTGTACAAGAACGTGCTCAAAATCACAGCCAACTATGAAAACGAAAGCTATGACTATCCCAGCAACGCCCAGGAGCTGTTTGCCGAGTTTGGCAAGAACATTTCTACCAGAGTGTCTTCTTTGCTGAAGGCTACTACTCCAGCAGAAGCCCAGGCTGCCTTGATTAATCCTTCTACTGGCGAATTCAAGCCTCCCAAGACATTGTACCATGCTTTATCAAGAGCTACAGACGGTTCTGTTTTGACTGCTAGTGCAGCTCCTACCCAGGATCCACTTATTAAGGCTTTAGACTTGTATTCGTCtaatttgaacaagatcgCCAACGCCCGTTTGGGCCAAGAccagttgatcaagtccaagttcaacaagccATTGACTACAACTTTGAGACAGTTAATCTCGCAGAGCAACAAcattcagaagaaagtcgATCAGAAGAGAATCGACTACGATTTGCTGAGATCTGCTTTGGCTAGCTGTACTAACGCTGTGAAAGAGCCCCAGTTGAGAGTAGCCATGGAAAACGCCGAAGATGAGTTTGCCAACACCGTAGAAGACGCAATTAACATCATGCAGAACGTTTTGGAAAACGCCAGACCTTTAGAAGAGTTCTTGGAGTTAATCAGAGCCCAATTGGCCTACCACAAGTTGGCTGCTGAGTTGTTGGGAGGAATGGTTGGTCTGTTCGAAGAGTTGATTGATGAAAACGCTAAGTTGTCTGCTGGTGGACAAGCTAGTAGTAGAGAATCTGGTGACTTTGATATCTGA
- the ARO9.1 gene encoding aromatic amino acid aminotransferase II, whose protein sequence is MTKSTISNLISERAAGRETTHFATGPSDEPPKGFKPHPKPLPLHWGMPNNGFFPIDSIDVNLVDYPFQKSLSLPVTNASLENLSLNSSTDKLVDSAKSNTVRIDRFTDDENLIDISKGLQYSYTNGLAPLLKFTKEFISRVHKPAFEDWETIITTGAGDGLNKVADLFLDPEDVILIEEFTFTPFLANIRSVGGIAVPVKLDISQKSEGIDLEYLEDLLENWETLKPGLKKPKALYTIATGQNPTGLTQGVEFRKKVIALADKYDFAIIEDDPYGYLTLPPFQKPKSFLKLDTFLTVDDYIKDHLTPSYLTLDTKGRVVRIETFSKLFAPGLRLGFIVGHKDAIKAISNYAALVTRFPSGTSQLIVNNVIQQRFGGVDGWLQWILKMRITYAHRRDVLLDAIYESEAYKKKYIDIIDPSAGMFAALIVNFPEGTDIAAKIKLLEWKLIAYGVGVVPGLNMSVDKKFSLARANFLRLTYAPANNDEELKEAGVRLTKAVDEFFENGLEF, encoded by the coding sequence atgaCAAAGTCTACAATTTCCAACCTCATTTCCGAAAGAGCTGCTGGTAGAGAAACCACCCACTTCGCCACGGGACCCAGTGATGAACCTCCCAAGGGCTTCAAGCCCCACCCAAAGCCCTTGCCTTTGCACTGGGGAATGCCCAACAATGGATTCTTTCCCATTGACTCGATCGACGTCAACTTGGTAGACTATCCGTTCCAAAAGTCGTTGTCGTTGCCAGTCACTAATGCTTCGTTGGAAAACTTGTCATTGAATCTGTCTACAGACAAGTTGGTTGATTCTGCCAAGTCCAATACTGTTCGCATCGACAGATTCACCGACGATGAGAATTTGATTGATATCTCCAAGGGATTGCAGTACTCATATACTAACGGTTTGGCGcctttgttgaagttcacGAAGGAATTCATTTCCAGAGTGCACAAGCCTGCGTTTGAAGACTGGGAAACCATCATCACCACTGGTGCTGGTGATGGCTTGAATAAGGTGGCtgatttgttcttggacCCTGAGGATGTAATCTTGATCGAAGAGTTCACCTTCACTCCCTTCTTGGCTAACATTAGACTGGTAGGCGGAATCGCTGTTCCTGTCAAATTGGATATCTCCCAGAAGAGTGAAGGTATCGACCTTGAGTACTTGGAGGACTTGTTAGAAAACTGGGAAACTCTCAAGCCTGgattgaagaaaccaaaAGCTCTCTACACGATTGCTACTGGTCAAAATCCTACTGGGTTGACCCAAGGTGTAGAGTTCCGTAAGAAGGTCATCGCGTTGGCTGATAAGTACGATTTTGCTATCATCGAAGACGATCCATATGGATACCTTACATTACCACCATTCCAGAAACCTAagtcgttcttgaagttggacaCTTTCTTGACTGTAGACGATTACATCAAAGACCACTTGACTCCTTCGTACTTAACTCTTGACACCAAGGGAAGAGTTGTTAGAATCGAGACCTTCTCCAAATTGTTTGCTCCCGGCTTGAGACTTGGTTTCATTGTAGGACACAAGGATGCGATTAAGGCTATTTCCAACTATGCTGCCCTTGTCACCCGATTCCCTTCTGGTACTTCTCAGTTGATTGTCAACAACGTCATCCAACAGAGATTCGGCGGTGTAGATGGCTGGTTGCAAtggatcttgaaaatgagaatTACCTATGCACACAGAAGAGATGTTTTGTTGGACGCTATCTACGAGTCTGAGGcttacaagaagaagtacatCGACATTATTGATCCCAGCGCTGGAATGTTCGCAGCCCTCATCGTCAACTTCCCAGAGGGTACCGATATCGCTGCTAAAATCAAATTGTTGGAGTGGAAGCTTATTGCCTACGGTGTGGGTGTAGTGCCAGGGCTCAACATGAGTGTGGATAAGAAGTTCAGCTTGGCCAGAGCCAACTTCCTCAGATTGACCTACGCTCCAGCCAACAACGACGAGGAGCTCAAGGAGGCTGGTGTCAGATTGACCAAGGCTGTAGATGAATTCTTCGAAAACGGCTTGGAATTTTAG
- the TUB4 gene encoding Gamma tubulin (spindle pole body component that organizes both cytoplasmic and nuclear microtubule arrays), producing MYNPRNIHLSEQGSGAGNNWKHGYEYGQEKEEELLNLIDREVDKCDNLANFQLFHSVAGGTGSGVGSLLLEKLSDRYGSKKLINTFSIFPSNEKTSDVVVQPYNTVLTLHRLIEYSDATFVYHNDALNSIQNLLFNTHGNHGDGYDGANKLIAYVSASISNPLRFPGYMYSSIESILSTLVPTPDLKFLTTSISPFASQTNKHVYSNEYDTILELLNDRYKMNRVDQPVQYTSMLNYLIGNNLDHSEIRKGTIKAQSRVDFVPWAPTSIQLVHGKKSPFLQAKENGQKNISGVQVSNNTSIVSVFTKILKQYDLLAKREAYVNSYTGSKDRSEIAKVMEMFNECRESVASVIEEYRACQNVNYLEDEILGDDQVM from the coding sequence ATGTATAATCCTCGTAATATTCATCTCAGCGAACAGGGCAGTGGAGCTGGAAATAACTGGAAACACGGGTATGAGTATGGCCaggaaaaggaagaagaattgctTAATTTGATCGACAGAGAAGTGGACAAATGTGACAATCTTGCCAATTTCCAGCTCTTCCATAGTGTAGCGGGAGGAACTGGATCAGGTGTAGGATCTTTgcttcttgaaaagttgagTGACAGATACGGCAGCAAGAAGCTTATCAACacttttctgatttttcCCTCCAACGAAAAGACGTCGGACGTTGTTGTTCAGCCATATAACACAGTTTTGACTTTACACAGACTAATCGAGTACAGTGATGCTACGTTTGTGTACCACAACGACGCCTTGAATTCGATCCAGAACTTGCTCTTCAATACTCATGGAAACCACGGCGATGGCTATGATGGCGCAAATAAGTTGATTGCCTATGTTCTGGCCAGCATATCAAATCCTTTGCGGTTTCCTGGGTACATGTATAGTTCTATTGAATCCATACTTTCTACGTTGGTACCTACGCCagacttgaagttcttgacgaCATCGATTTCTCCATTCGCATCCCAGACGAACAAGCATGTGTATTCAAACGAATACGACACTATCTTAGAGCTTCTCAACGACAGATACAAGATGAACAGAGTAGACCAGCCTGTGCAGTACACATCAATGCTTAACTATTTGATAGGCAACAACCTAGACCATCTGGAAATCAGAAAGGGTACAATCAAAGCCCAGCTGAGAGTCGACTTTGTGCCCTGGGCTCCTACCTCTATACAATTGGTACATGGCAAGAAATCGCCATTCCTACAGGCTAAAGAAAATGGACAAAAGAATATCAGTGGAGTACAAGTCTCGAACAATACGTCCATAGTGCTGGTATTCACCAAGATATTGAAGCAGTACGATCTTTTGGCCAAGCGAGAAGCATACGTCAACTCCTACACTGGGTCCAAGGATCGACTGGAGATTGCCAAAGTAATGGAGATGTTCAACGAATGTCGAGAAAGTGTTGCTAGTGTTATCGAAGAGTACCGAGCATGTCAGAATGTAAACTACTTAGAGGATGAGATTCTTGGAGACGATCAGGTGATGTAG
- the OPS4.1 gene encoding hypothetical GPI-anchored cell wall protein (opaque-phase-specific protein OP4 precursor), protein MKLSVTTTTLALAILSSVAAAPTATTTTTDLTKRETDHLEMSIARINSFASKRHTMSIEEIAKRENQIVTDVLTAIKNTNLAPGIITYFIDDPTLSSIATNVIVAALKSGIVNLDTLLKALNDSGLAVQVIQDVISNCQFYATVYKVALKFIGNLLLGGGGSTTSAVAKREDLLPAKREIQRQQYKREDLLTSLMESLKSSGLASQVVNALVTDEQFYTWGADLIQQLFEQDAITIPELISDLADSGLIPSLFEAFFNLQTLNTVIANALNAFLGKCGTDLPSSTPSGPVTCKRKRRRRAVAY, encoded by the coding sequence caccaccaccacaaCTGATTTGACCAAGAGAGAAACTGACCATCTTGAGATGTCCATTGCCAGAATCAACTCTTTTGCTTCCAAGAGACATACCATGTCCATAGAAGAGATCGCCAAGAGAGAGAACCAAATTGTCACCGATGTGTTGACTGCCATCAAGAATACCAACTTGGCTCCTGGTATCATTACTTACTTCATTGACGATCCCACGTTGTCTTCCATTGCCACTAACGTTATCGTCGCCGCGCTCAAGAGTGGTATTGTCAATCTTGACACCTTGCTTAAAGCTTTGAACGACTCCGGTTTGGCAGTTCAAGTCATTCAAGATGTTATCTCCAACTGTCAGTTCTACGCAACTGTTTACAAAGTTGCGCTCAAGTTCATTGGTAACTTGCTTCTTGGTGGCGGTGGAAGTACCACCTCTGCTGTGGCCAAGAGAGAAGATTTGCTTCCAGCCAAGAGAGAAATACAAAGACAACAGTACAAGAGAGAAGATTTGCTTACATCATTGATGGAATCATTGAAGTCTTCCGGTTTAGCTTCTCAAGTCGTCAACGCTTTAGTCACTGACGAACAATTCTACACTTGGGGTGCTGATTTGATCCAGCAATTGTTCGAACAGGATGCTATCACAATTCCAGAACTTATCAGTGATCTTGCTGACTCTGGGTTGATTCCAAGTTTGTTTGAAGCTTTCTTCAACCTCCAAACCTTGAATACCGTGATTGCAAACGCTTTGAACGCTTTCCTCGGTAAGTGTGGAACCGACCTTCCATCAAGCACACCATCGGGTCCAGTTACTTgtaagagaaagagaagaagaagagctgTTGCCTACtaa